The DNA sequence TGCTGCCATGTTGTAACAGGCTACAGTACCAATTATTTGAATTGGAGGCCTACTGTACTAATAACTATGCCATTTCTGCAGATATTTTAGCGGGACATGGCGCTCCTTACCAATTTAGCCGTCTTGCTGGTTATTTCCTGCATATCTCAGGAGCTTATGGTTGCTAAATGTCAAGGATCCAAAAAAAGCGGgatgaaggagaaagagaaaggggaacCAATTGACAGAGAGCAACCAAAGCCCTCCGTCCCGTCTCCAGCGAATAAAGACAGCAGCCCCAGAGGAAAGGGTGTTTTCAAGGGCAAATTCTCCACCAAAGACAAGACGCAGTGCACTTGGGTTGCGACAGGTGATGATGCCTTTGTGCTTGCCGTGAACTGCAAAAAAGGGGAAACAAGTTTCGACTGCAAATATGTGGCCAAACCAGCCACTTGCCCTGGGTACGAGTCCAACGCCAAAGCCTACTGGAAACAGATTACGCGTGCTCTAAAGAAACAGAAGAAATTATGCTTGGACTCCACCGCTTTGATTAAAGCAGGAATGTGCAGAAAAGCTCCCAAGGAAGCCCATTTCAAACTTAACAATACACCCAGAGATGTTGTTGTTCCAAGGACTACCATTCAGACACATTCTTCTCCTTATGTCTCCCCATCGGGTGCCAAATCTTGCACAGTTGATAAGAAGAGACTGGCGGAAGAATATTGCGCGGGTTCGTGGTCGAGTTTGTGTACTTTCTTTTTCTCCATGGTCCAGAATGATGATTGTTGAACGTAAAAGAAATGCGTTTACATTCCCACTCTCCCCATTGGTTGTCATAAACAAACTAATTAACACTTGTTGCTACTTCTAATCGCGAATATGAATGTATTTTGATGGATTGTGAGGAGAACCTAGTTTAAAGACAGATTGTTGAGTACATTTACATACACACTAATAATTTGATAtgaaactgattatggcagtaggcgGACTTTACAATAGTCACTCAACCCCCTTACCCTGTTTGTTTTAGTCGCCGTAAAGTCCAAATCTAAGACAACATACGCCaattaaaacacattgttttctgagcaatctt is a window from the Oncorhynchus clarkii lewisi isolate Uvic-CL-2024 chromosome 14, UVic_Ocla_1.0, whole genome shotgun sequence genome containing:
- the LOC139366014 gene encoding fibroblast growth factor-binding protein 1-like, which translates into the protein MALLTNLAVLLVISCISQELMVAKCQGSKKSGMKEKEKGEPIDREQPKPSVPSPANKDSSPRGKGVFKGKFSTKDKTQCTWVATGDDAFVLAVNCKKGETSFDCKYVAKPATCPGYESNAKAYWKQITRALKKQKKLCLDSTALIKAGMCRKAPKEAHFKLNNTPRDVVVPRTTIQTHSSPYVSPSGAKSCTVDKKRLAEEYCAGSWSSLCTFFFSMVQNDDC